From a region of the Methylomonas rapida genome:
- a CDS encoding calcium-binding protein — MNYTAGEAIALLNNPEYQGQYGLLDLIRQVSVATPADRPGVITYTFAYSGSTGPNNTGPRMGDIADFISGNSVLNQNIRVINSSQIAEFLGSNEFKEAGLQAFNGDKIAFENWLYEAKTGPWAVASDKFIAATNGPIQPFSTFADAMRTLALVEVPTALNTPGINYIDEIPNSAWDGFRAGLVDSGMTNDAATDAVRQLISFKSSLEIQNTAVGVEWVPGENGTMQQRITWMDTSKWAVGVDVPEFPQDATRMTLGELAGPPSPEYISTLSDFVTQLKQTANIDRYWTSVEQAGKVLGTVGGVLAVADLVKTAYQANEAWQAGHQDQALQMVRDWSLGTSGAFLAGGVTYQGLAFLLEPLALLGPLGIAAGVVSVVGVSIYTAYWGHGVGQHLGQQISDLFTSATVATAPVRRDPLTFDLDNDGLETTGIDSANPIYFDHNADGVKTATGWISADDAFLVLDKNANGSIDNGRELFGDAYIKSNGQLAADGFDALRDLDGNGDGVVDASDAQFVNLRLWRDLNQDGVSQANELFTLSSQNVAAINVGSSEHSQILANGNQLADTGTFIKTDGSSGTLGEVTGNLGDINLAQDTFHSQFADRLDTSAVADLPDMQGAGQVRSLREAATLSSALAQLLTDFAAADRTGQQALLDSIIKAWSDTSTLATTFTGAYDGHNLTVNMQNLAAGSAAYNALADKLTILEHFNGRTFNSVPDGTTAATVNLWTTTQDLLQRSYDSLKESVYSSLVMQTRLKPYLDAITLTVDDSGIRLDFTDMASRLEADRSSDPTMAFANLLDLQKYAGDNLNQNGWNGIETIADWIDLLPNTVNVIGLLQDTGYNHATNGNDTFLGSNGVDNFSTGNGNDLLLGNAGNDSLIGGDGNDNLTGGLGNDVLQGGRNADVYYINRGDGEDTVIESGDGYDTSYLGGNGDKIVFGAGIEAADMVFTQVGSDLVMDLGQGDRLTFKNWYVYNNSYGNWGYQVENFQFADGTVLSATALLNTKGVDTVGTDGNDSILSGAEIDRIIGGLGNDTINAGAGDDIVSGDDGNDVLNGQDGNDQLDGGLGDDTISGGNGNDVLLGGSGNNTLNGDAGNDRLESGDGIDSLNGGSGNDTLLANGGNDSLIGGDGNDNLTGGLGNDVLQGGRNADVYYINRGDGEDTVIESGDGYDTSYLGGNGDKIVFGAGIEAADMVFTQVGSDLVMDLGQGDRLTFKNWYVYNNSYGNWGYQVENFQFADGTVLSATALLNTKGVDTVGTDGNDSILSGAEIDRIIGGLGNDTINAGAGDDIVSGDDGNDVLNGQDGNDQLDGGLGDDTISGGNGNDVLLGGSGNNTLNGDAGNDRLESGDGIDSLNGGSGNDTLLANGGNDSLIGGDGNDNLTGGLGNDVLQGGRNADVYYINRGDGEDTVIESGDGYDTSYLGGNGDKIVFGAGIAAADMVFTQVGSDLVMDLGQGDRLTFKNWYVYNNSYGNWGYQVENFQFADGTVLSATALLNTKGVNMGGTDANDVITGGAETNYLYGGLGDDTINAGAGDDIVSGDDGNDVLNGQDGNDQLDGGLGDDTISGGNGNDVLLGGSGNNTLNGDAGNDRLESGDGIDSLNGGSGNDTLLANGGNDSLIGGDGNDNLTGGLGNDVLQGGRNADVYYINRGDGEDTVIESGDGYDTSYLGGNGDKIVFGAGIEAADMVFTQVGSDLVMDLGQGDRLTFKNWYVYNNSYGNWGYQVENFQFADGTVLSATALLNTKGVDTVGTDGNDSILSGAEIDRIIGGLGNDTINAGAGDDIVSGDDGNDVLNGQDGNDQLDGGLGDDTISGGNGNDVLLGGSGNNTLNGDAGNDRLESGDGIDSLNGGSGNDTLLANGGNDSLIGGDGNDNLTGGLGNDVLQGGRNADVYYINRGDGEDTVIESGDGYDTSYLGGNGDKIVFGAGIEAADMVFTQVGSDLVMDLGQGDRLTFKNWYVYNNSYGNWGYQVENFQFADGTVLSATALLNTKGVDTVGTDGNDSILSGAEIDRIIGGLGNDTINAGAGDDIVSGDDGNDVLNGQDGNDQLDGGLGDDTISGGNGNDVLLGGSGNNTLNGDAGNDRLESGDGIDSLNGGSGNDTLLANGGNDSLIGGDGNDNLTGGLGNDVLQGGRNADVYYINRGDGEDTVIESGDGYDTSYLGGNGDKIVFGAGIEAADMVFTQVGSDLVMDLGQGDRLTFKNWYVYNNSYGNWGYQVENFQFADGTVLSATALLNTKGVDTVGTDGNDSILSGAEIDRIIGGLGNDTINAGAGDDIVSGDDGNDVLNGQDGNDQLDGGLGDDTISGGNGNDVLLGGSGNNTLNGDAGNDRLESGDGIDSLNGGSGNDTLLANGGNDSLIGGDGNDNLTGGLGNDVLQGGRNADVYYINRGDGEDTVIESGDGYDTSYLGGNGDKIVFGAGIEAADMVFTQVGSDLVMDLGQGDRLTFKNWYVYNNSYGNWGYQVENFQFADGTVLSATALLNTKGVDTVGTDGNDSILSGAEIDRIIGGLGNDTINAGAGDDIVSGDDGNDVLNGQDGNDQLDGGLGDDTISGGNGNDVLLGGSGNNTLNGDAGNDRLESGDGIDSLNGGSGNDTLLANGGNDSLIGGDGNDNLTGGLGNDVLQGGRNADVYYINRGDGEDTVIESGDGYDTSYLGGNGDKIVFGAGIAAADMVFTQVGSDLVMDLGQGDRLTFKNWYVYNNSYGNWGYQVENFQFADGTVLSATALLNTKGVNMGGTDANDVITGGAETNYLYGGLGDDNITADLGDDYLNGGVGNDVLNGQAGNDTLNGETGNDILNGGGGNDYLVGGAGSDVYLLGLGDGQDIVYEYDATAGNVDKISFESGIAAEQLWFRHVGSDLELSIIGTDDKTTISNWYTGSAYHIEQFTTTDGLTLLDSQVENLVNAMADFAPPAAGQTTLPQDYQDALAPVLAANWQ, encoded by the coding sequence ATGAATTATACCGCCGGAGAAGCAATTGCGCTGTTAAATAACCCAGAATATCAAGGCCAATATGGACTGCTTGATCTGATTCGCCAGGTTTCCGTGGCAACGCCTGCCGATCGACCGGGTGTAATCACTTATACCTTCGCTTATAGCGGAAGCACGGGACCTAACAATACTGGCCCCAGAATGGGGGATATCGCTGATTTCATAAGTGGAAATAGTGTTCTGAATCAAAATATCCGTGTTATCAATTCATCACAGATTGCAGAATTTTTAGGTAGTAATGAGTTCAAAGAAGCAGGGCTTCAGGCTTTTAACGGCGATAAAATTGCATTCGAGAATTGGCTTTACGAAGCTAAAACCGGTCCATGGGCGGTCGCCTCGGACAAATTCATCGCTGCAACCAACGGCCCTATTCAACCGTTCAGCACTTTTGCCGATGCAATGCGTACCTTGGCATTAGTAGAAGTGCCGACAGCACTCAATACTCCCGGTATCAATTATATCGACGAAATACCGAATTCAGCTTGGGACGGCTTTCGTGCGGGTTTGGTAGACAGTGGAATGACAAATGATGCCGCCACCGATGCTGTGCGGCAATTAATTTCATTTAAATCCTCACTTGAAATACAGAATACCGCGGTCGGTGTGGAATGGGTCCCTGGTGAAAATGGCACCATGCAACAGCGTATTACGTGGATGGATACCTCCAAGTGGGCGGTCGGGGTTGACGTACCCGAATTTCCGCAAGATGCCACAAGAATGACCCTTGGTGAATTAGCGGGTCCACCATCGCCGGAATACATTTCAACACTGAGTGATTTCGTCACTCAGTTGAAGCAAACCGCCAATATCGACAGATACTGGACGAGTGTAGAACAGGCTGGCAAAGTTTTGGGTACAGTAGGCGGGGTACTTGCTGTGGCCGATTTGGTCAAAACCGCTTATCAAGCTAATGAGGCTTGGCAAGCAGGACATCAAGATCAAGCACTCCAAATGGTCCGAGATTGGAGTTTAGGTACTTCGGGTGCTTTTCTGGCTGGTGGAGTAACGTATCAAGGATTAGCTTTTCTACTGGAACCTTTGGCTTTGCTTGGGCCATTAGGCATTGCAGCAGGTGTGGTGTCAGTGGTCGGTGTGAGTATTTACACTGCATATTGGGGGCATGGGGTTGGGCAGCATCTGGGACAACAGATTTCTGATCTATTTACCTCCGCCACCGTCGCCACCGCCCCAGTTCGCCGCGACCCGTTAACCTTCGACCTGGACAACGACGGCCTGGAAACCACCGGCATCGACAGCGCCAACCCCATCTACTTCGACCACAATGCCGACGGCGTCAAAACCGCTACCGGCTGGATCTCCGCCGACGACGCGTTTTTGGTGTTGGACAAAAACGCCAACGGCAGCATAGACAACGGCCGCGAACTGTTCGGCGACGCCTATATCAAAAGTAACGGCCAGCTGGCGGCAGACGGCTTCGACGCCTTGCGCGACCTAGACGGCAACGGCGACGGCGTGGTGGACGCGTCCGACGCCCAATTCGTCAACTTGCGCCTATGGCGCGACCTGAACCAGGACGGCGTCAGCCAGGCCAATGAACTGTTCACGCTAAGTAGCCAAAACGTCGCCGCCATCAATGTCGGCAGCAGCGAGCACAGCCAAATCCTCGCTAACGGCAACCAGCTGGCTGATACCGGTACTTTTATCAAAACCGACGGTAGCAGCGGCACGTTGGGCGAAGTGACTGGCAACCTAGGCGACATCAACCTGGCGCAGGACACCTTCCACAGCCAATTTGCCGATAGACTGGATACCAGTGCTGTAGCCGATTTACCCGATATGCAAGGCGCCGGCCAAGTGCGCAGCCTGCGGGAAGCTGCCACTTTATCTTCCGCATTGGCACAACTTTTGACCGACTTTGCCGCTGCCGACCGCACAGGCCAACAAGCTCTACTGGACTCGATTATAAAAGCCTGGAGCGACACCAGCACTCTGGCGACTACCTTCACCGGCGCCTACGACGGACACAACCTGACCGTCAACATGCAGAACCTGGCCGCCGGCAGCGCAGCCTACAACGCCTTGGCCGACAAGCTAACCATCCTGGAACACTTCAACGGCCGCACCTTCAACTCCGTGCCCGACGGCACGACCGCTGCCACCGTCAACCTGTGGACCACCACCCAGGACTTGCTGCAACGCAGTTACGACAGCTTGAAAGAATCAGTGTATAGCAGTCTGGTGATGCAGACACGATTGAAGCCTTATCTGGACGCAATCACACTAACAGTCGATGATAGTGGAATACGGTTGGACTTTACCGATATGGCGTCACGACTAGAAGCCGACAGATCCTCTGATCCGACTATGGCTTTTGCCAATTTGCTGGACCTGCAAAAATATGCCGGCGACAATCTGAATCAGAATGGCTGGAATGGCATAGAAACCATTGCCGATTGGATCGATTTGCTACCCAATACCGTCAACGTGATCGGCTTGCTGCAAGACACCGGTTACAACCATGCTACCAACGGAAACGATACTTTTCTGGGTTCAAACGGTGTAGACAATTTTTCAACCGGCAACGGAAATGATCTACTGTTGGGAAATGCAGGCAACGACAGCCTGATCGGCGGCGACGGCAACGACAACCTGACCGGCGGCTTGGGCAACGACGTACTGCAAGGCGGCAGAAACGCCGACGTCTACTACATCAACCGAGGCGACGGCGAGGATACCGTCATCGAAAGTGGCGACGGATACGATACGTCTTACTTGGGCGGCAACGGCGACAAGATCGTGTTCGGGGCCGGCATCGAAGCGGCGGACATGGTCTTTACCCAAGTGGGTTCCGACCTAGTGATGGATCTGGGTCAAGGCGACCGGCTGACCTTCAAGAACTGGTATGTTTATAACAACAGCTACGGCAACTGGGGCTATCAAGTCGAAAACTTCCAGTTTGCCGACGGCACGGTACTGAGCGCGACCGCCTTGCTAAACACCAAAGGCGTCGATACGGTCGGCACGGACGGCAACGACAGTATACTGAGCGGCGCTGAGATTGATCGGATCATTGGCGGCCTGGGTAACGATACCATCAATGCCGGTGCGGGTGACGACATCGTCAGCGGCGACGACGGCAACGACGTATTGAACGGTCAAGACGGCAACGACCAACTGGACGGCGGCTTGGGCGATGATACGATCAGTGGCGGCAACGGTAATGACGTGTTACTGGGCGGCAGTGGTAACAATACGCTGAATGGCGATGCGGGTAACGATCGACTGGAAAGCGGCGACGGTATCGACAGCCTGAACGGCGGCAGCGGCAACGACACCCTACTGGCGAACGGCGGCAACGACAGCCTGATCGGCGGCGACGGCAACGACAACCTGACCGGCGGCTTGGGCAACGACGTACTGCAAGGCGGCAGAAACGCCGACGTCTACTACATCAACCGAGGCGACGGCGAGGATACCGTCATCGAAAGTGGCGACGGATACGATACGTCTTACTTGGGCGGCAACGGCGACAAGATCGTGTTCGGGGCCGGCATCGAAGCGGCGGACATGGTCTTTACCCAAGTGGGTTCCGACCTAGTGATGGATCTGGGTCAAGGCGACCGGCTGACCTTCAAGAACTGGTATGTTTATAACAACAGCTACGGCAACTGGGGCTATCAAGTCGAAAACTTCCAGTTTGCCGACGGCACGGTACTGAGCGCGACCGCCTTGCTAAACACCAAAGGCGTCGATACGGTCGGCACGGACGGCAACGACAGTATACTGAGCGGCGCTGAGATTGATCGGATCATTGGCGGCCTGGGTAACGATACCATCAATGCCGGTGCGGGTGACGACATCGTCAGCGGCGACGACGGCAACGACGTATTGAACGGTCAAGACGGCAACGACCAACTGGACGGCGGCTTGGGCGATGATACGATCAGTGGCGGCAACGGTAATGACGTGTTACTGGGCGGCAGTGGTAACAATACGCTGAATGGCGATGCGGGTAACGATCGACTGGAAAGCGGCGACGGTATCGACAGCCTGAACGGCGGCAGCGGCAACGACACCCTACTGGCGAACGGCGGCAACGACAGCCTGATCGGCGGCGACGGCAACGACAACCTGACCGGCGGCTTGGGCAACGACGTACTGCAAGGCGGCAGAAACGCCGACGTCTACTACATCAACCGAGGCGACGGCGAGGATACCGTCATCGAAAGTGGCGACGGATACGATACGTCTTACTTGGGCGGCAACGGCGACAAGATCGTGTTCGGGGCTGGCATAGCGGCGGCGGACATGGTCTTTACCCAAGTGGGTTCCGACCTAGTGATGGATCTGGGTCAAGGCGACCGGCTGACCTTCAAGAACTGGTATGTTTATAACAACAGCTACGGCAACTGGGGCTATCAAGTCGAAAACTTCCAGTTTGCCGACGGCACGGTACTGAGCGCGACCGCCTTGCTAAACACCAAAGGCGTGAATATGGGAGGGACCGATGCGAATGATGTGATTACGGGAGGTGCTGAAACAAATTATCTTTATGGTGGCCTGGGTGACGATACCATCAATGCCGGTGCGGGTGACGACATCGTCAGCGGCGACGACGGCAACGACGTGTTGAACGGTCAAGACGGCAACGACCAACTGGACGGCGGCTTGGGCGATGATACGATCAGTGGCGGCAACGGTAATGACGTGTTACTGGGCGGCAGTGGTAACAATACGCTGAATGGCGATGCGGGTAACGATCGACTGGAAAGCGGCGACGGTATCGACAGCCTGAACGGCGGCAGCGGCAACGACACCCTACTGGCGAACGGCGGCAACGACAGCCTGATCGGCGGCGACGGCAACGACAACCTGACCGGCGGCTTGGGCAACGACGTACTGCAAGGCGGCAGAAACGCCGACGTCTACTACATCAACCGAGGCGACGGCGAGGATACCGTCATCGAAAGTGGCGACGGATACGATACGTCTTACTTGGGCGGCAACGGCGACAAGATCGTGTTCGGGGCCGGCATCGAAGCGGCGGACATGGTCTTTACCCAAGTGGGTTCCGACCTAGTGATGGATCTGGGTCAAGGCGACCGGCTGACCTTCAAGAACTGGTATGTTTATAACAACAGCTACGGCAACTGGGGCTATCAAGTCGAAAACTTCCAGTTTGCCGACGGCACGGTACTGAGCGCGACCGCCTTGCTAAACACCAAAGGCGTCGATACGGTCGGCACGGACGGCAACGACAGTATACTGAGCGGCGCTGAGATTGATCGGATCATTGGCGGCCTGGGTAACGATACCATCAATGCCGGTGCGGGTGACGACATCGTCAGCGGCGACGACGGCAACGACGTATTGAACGGTCAAGACGGCAACGACCAACTGGACGGCGGCTTGGGCGATGATACGATCAGTGGCGGCAACGGTAATGACGTGTTACTGGGCGGCAGTGGTAACAATACGCTGAATGGCGATGCGGGTAACGATCGACTGGAAAGCGGCGACGGTATCGACAGCCTGAACGGCGGCAGCGGCAACGACACCCTACTGGCGAACGGCGGCAACGACAGCCTGATCGGCGGCGACGGCAACGACAACCTGACCGGCGGCTTGGGCAACGACGTACTGCAAGGCGGCAGAAACGCCGACGTCTACTACATCAACCGAGGCGACGGCGAGGATACCGTCATCGAAAGTGGCGACGGATACGATACGTCTTACTTGGGCGGCAACGGCGACAAGATCGTGTTCGGGGCCGGCATCGAAGCGGCGGACATGGTCTTTACCCAAGTGGGTTCCGACCTAGTGATGGATCTGGGTCAAGGCGACCGGCTGACCTTCAAGAACTGGTATGTTTATAACAACAGCTACGGCAACTGGGGCTATCAAGTCGAAAACTTCCAGTTTGCCGACGGCACGGTACTGAGCGCGACCGCCTTGCTAAACACCAAAGGCGTCGATACGGTCGGCACGGACGGCAACGACAGTATACTGAGCGGCGCTGAGATTGATCGGATCATTGGCGGCCTGGGTAACGATACCATCAATGCCGGTGCGGGTGACGACATCGTCAGCGGCGACGACGGCAACGACGTATTGAACGGTCAAGACGGCAACGACCAACTGGACGGCGGCTTGGGCGATGATACGATCAGTGGCGGCAACGGTAATGACGTGTTACTGGGCGGCAGTGGTAACAATACGCTGAATGGCGATGCGGGTAACGATCGACTGGAAAGCGGCGACGGTATCGACAGCCTGAACGGCGGCAGCGGCAACGACACCCTACTGGCGAACGGCGGCAACGACAGCCTGATCGGCGGCGACGGCAACGACAACCTGACCGGCGGCTTGGGCAACGACGTACTGCAAGGCGGCAGAAACGCCGACGTCTACTACATCAACCGAGGCGACGGCGAGGATACCGTCATCGAAAGTGGCGACGGATACGATACGTCTTACTTGGGCGGCAACGGCGACAAGATCGTGTTCGGGGCCGGCATCGAAGCGGCGGACATGGTCTTTACCCAAGTGGGTTCCGACCTAGTGATGGATCTGGGTCAAGGCGACCGGCTGACCTTCAAGAACTGGTATGTTTATAACAACAGCTACGGCAACTGGGGCTATCAAGTCGAAAACTTCCAGTTTGCCGACGGCACGGTACTGAGCGCGACCGCCTTGCTAAACACCAAAGGCGTCGATACGGTCGGCACGGACGGCAACGACAGTATACTGAGCGGCGCTGAGATTGATCGGATCATTGGCGGCCTGGGTAACGATACCATCAATGCCGGTGCGGGTGACGACATCGTCAGCGGCGACGACGGCAACGACGTATTGAACGGTCAAGACGGCAACGACCAACTGGACGGCGGCTTGGGCGATGATACGATCAGTGGCGGCAACGGTAATGACGTGTTACTGGGCGGCAGTGGTAACAATACGCTGAATGGCGATGCGGGTAACGATCGACTGGAAAGCGGCGACGGTATCGACAGCCTGAACGGCGGCAGCGGCAACGACACCCTACTGGCGAACGGCGGCAACGACAGCCTGATCGGCGGCGACGGCAACGACAACCTGACCGGCGGCTTGGGCAACGACGTACTGCAAGGCGGCAGAAACGCCGACGTCTACTACATCAACCGAGGCGACGGCGAGGATACCGTCATCGAAAGTGGCGACGGATACGATACGTCTTACTTGGGCGGCAACGGCGACAAGATCGTGTTCGGGGCCGGCATCGAAGCGGCGGACATGGTCTTTACCCAAGTGGGTTCCGACCTAGTGATGGATCTGGGTCAAGGCGACCGGCTGACCTTCAAGAACTGGTATGTTTATAACAACAGCTACGGCAACTGGGGCTATCAAGTCGAAAACTTCCAGTTTGCCGACGGCACGGTACTGAGCGCGACCGCCTTGCTAAACACCAAAGGCGTCGATACGGTCGGCACGGACGGCAACGACAGTATACTGAGCGGCGCTGAGATTGATCGGATCATTGGCGGCCTGGGTAACGATACCATCAATGCCGGTGCGGGTGACGACATCGTCAGCGGCGACGACGGCAACGACGTATTGAACGGTCAAGACGGCAACGACCAACTGGACGGCGGCTTGGGCGATGATACGATCAGTGGCGGCAACGGTAATGACGTGTTACTGGGCGGCAGTGGTAACAATACGCTGAATGGCGATGCGGGTAACGATCGACTGGAAAGCGGCGACGGTATCGACAGCCTGAACGGCGGCAGCGGCAACGACACCCTACTGGCGAACGGCGGCAACGACAGCCTGATCGGCGGCGACGGCAACGACAACCTGACCGGCGGCTTGGGCAACGACGTACTGCAAGGCGGCAGAAACGCCGACGTCTACTACATCAACCGAGGCGACGGCGAGGATACCGTCATCGAAAGTGGCGACGGATACGATACGTCTTACTTGGGCGGCAACGGCGACAAGATCGTGTTCGGGGCTGGCATAGCGGCGGCGGACATGGTCTTTACCCAAGTGGGTTCCGACCTAGTGATGGATCTGGGTCAAGGCGACCGGCTGACCTTCAAGAACTGGTATGTTTATAACAACAGCTACGGCAACTGGGGCTATCAAGTCGAAAACTTCCAGTTTGCCGACGGCACGGTACTGAGCGCGACCGCCTTGCTAAACACCAAAGGCGTGAATATGGGAGGGACCGATGCGAATGATGTGATTACGGGAGGTGCTGAAACAAATTATCTTTATGGCGGCCTGGGTGACGATAACATTACTGCGGATTTAGGTGATGATTACCTAAATGGCGGTGTCGGTAATGATGTCTTGAATGGTCAGGCGGGTAATGACACACTCAACGGTGAAACAGGCAATGACATTCTGAACGGGGGCGGTGGAAACGACTATCTGGTTGGCGGTGCTGGCTCCGACGTTTACCTGCTCGGTTTGGGAGATGGGCAGGATATCGTGTACGAATATGATGCAACTGCTGGTAATGTCGATAAAATTTCGTTCGAAAGCGGCATCGCTGCAGAGCAACTTTGGTTTCGTCACGTCGGCTCTGACCTGGAGCTCAGTATTATTGGAACTGATGATAAAACGACGATAAGCAATTGGTATACCGGATCGGCCTATCATATCGAACAGTTCACAACTACAGATGGTTTAACTTTGTTGGATAGTCAGGTCGAAAACTTGGTTAACGCGATGGCGGATTTCGCTCCACCTGCAGCAGGCCAGACCACGCTGCCACAGGATTATCAAGATGCCTTGGCACCGGTCTTGGCGGCAAACTGGCAGTAG
- a CDS encoding IS1380 family transposase, with protein MKRFILEQSETEFYTSHSGLALVGLCLNQYGQLNQALEKGIPLRHGIAHADIIKSYIGTLSLGKSDFEAIENHRDDDYFKAALAIHQVPSSARLRQRLDEHADALLPIIYQSNLDFLAHAQVPVTPLATGHVALDIDVYPMNNEKTCKEGVSRTYKGFDGYAPIALYLGKEGWCIGNELREGKQHCQYEFRYALERGLAAAKRLTTLPLLVRLDGGHDALDNRIDLHEADQVDFIIKWNPRKQDADAWLAYAEQHGQWTTPREGKRVALFSVMEQHTRNGKTYTCRRVMQITERTITAQGQALVLPDIEIEGWWTSLPVADYDDAMVIALYRDHATAEQFHSEFKTDLDIERLPSGKFATNDLIMSLSAYSYNILRWIGLIGLLGEQSPVRHPAKRRRIKTVIQELMYLAARLIRSGHRLKLRFSQSCPGFIAFESTYAKLAAG; from the coding sequence ATGAAGCGGTTTATCCTGGAGCAATCTGAAACTGAATTTTATACCAGCCATTCTGGATTAGCCTTGGTCGGTTTATGTTTGAATCAATATGGCCAGCTCAATCAGGCGCTGGAAAAAGGTATTCCGCTACGGCACGGTATTGCTCACGCCGATATTATCAAAAGCTATATAGGCACCCTTAGCCTGGGCAAAAGCGACTTCGAAGCCATCGAAAACCATCGCGACGACGACTATTTCAAAGCCGCACTCGCCATTCATCAAGTACCCTCCAGCGCCCGCCTCAGACAGCGGCTGGATGAACACGCCGACGCCTTATTACCGATCATTTATCAAAGCAACCTCGATTTTCTGGCTCACGCCCAGGTGCCGGTAACGCCGTTAGCCACAGGCCATGTCGCGTTGGATATCGATGTTTACCCCATGAACAACGAAAAAACCTGCAAAGAAGGCGTCTCCCGAACCTACAAAGGTTTTGACGGCTACGCCCCGATTGCCCTCTATCTGGGTAAAGAGGGCTGGTGTATTGGTAATGAACTGCGCGAAGGCAAGCAGCATTGCCAATACGAATTCCGCTATGCGCTGGAGCGCGGACTCGCCGCCGCGAAACGTTTGACGACTTTGCCTTTGTTGGTCCGGCTGGATGGCGGTCACGACGCGCTCGACAATCGCATCGACTTACACGAAGCCGATCAGGTCGATTTCATCATCAAATGGAACCCGCGTAAACAAGATGCCGACGCCTGGCTGGCCTACGCCGAACAACACGGCCAGTGGACCACACCGCGCGAAGGCAAACGCGTGGCCTTGTTCAGTGTCATGGAGCAACACACTCGCAACGGTAAAACCTATACCTGTCGCCGGGTCATGCAAATCACCGAGCGCACCATCACGGCTCAAGGCCAAGCCCTCGTGCTACCGGATATCGAAATCGAAGGCTGGTGGACCAGTCTGCCGGTGGCCGATTACGACGATGCCATGGTTATTGCCCTCTATCGCGACCATGCCACCGCTGAACAATTCCACAGCGAATTCAAGACCGATCTGGATATCGAGCGCCTGCCATCCGGCAAGTTTGCCACCAACGACCTGATCATGAGCCTCAGCGCCTATAGCTACAACATCCTGCGCTGGATAGGCCTGATCGGCTTGCTGGGCGAACAAAGCCCGGTCAGGCATCCTGCCAAGCGGCGGCGTATCAAAACCGTGATCCAGGAACTGATGTATCTGGCCGCGCGACTCATCCGTAGCGGGCACCGGCTGAAGCTGCGCTTTTCACAGAGCTGTCCCGGTTTCATCGCTTTTGAATCCACCTACGCCAAACTCGCCGCCGGCTAG